A window of Streptomyces armeniacus contains these coding sequences:
- a CDS encoding BMP family lipoprotein, with translation MRRVSKLAAVVSATAALALTATACGESSTESNDKKDKGVGLAFDVGGRDDHSFNESAARGADKAKKDLGVKVEMLTAGNNETEEDREQRLTSLAQDGYNPVIGVGFSYGKSIEKVAKEFPDTTFAVVDSVSKGKNVDSIVFSEHEGSYLAGVAAALKTKSKKVGFIGGVNNALIQKFEAGFAQGVKDTDPKLKLTSEYLYPTNDKGFNDPAAAKEKAKGMLDRGIDVIYSAAGQSGAGSIEAISKKKGAWAIGVDSDQYQQPGLTKYKDSILTSVVKNVDVAVYDLIKSVEDGKPLSGTNAYTLKENGVSLATSGGFIDDIKPKIDAAKKKIASGEVKVSETPKK, from the coding sequence GTGCGTCGGGTATCCAAGCTTGCAGCCGTGGTCAGCGCCACCGCGGCCCTCGCACTGACGGCCACGGCCTGCGGTGAGAGCTCCACCGAGTCGAACGACAAGAAGGACAAGGGTGTCGGCCTGGCCTTCGACGTCGGCGGGCGCGATGACCACTCCTTCAACGAGTCGGCGGCACGCGGCGCGGACAAGGCCAAGAAAGACCTCGGCGTCAAGGTCGAGATGCTGACGGCGGGCAACAACGAGACGGAGGAGGACCGCGAGCAGCGGCTCACCTCGCTCGCCCAGGACGGCTACAACCCCGTCATCGGTGTCGGCTTCAGCTACGGCAAGTCGATCGAGAAGGTCGCCAAGGAGTTCCCCGACACGACCTTCGCGGTGGTCGACTCCGTCTCCAAGGGCAAGAACGTCGACAGCATCGTCTTCTCGGAGCACGAGGGCTCGTACCTCGCAGGTGTCGCGGCGGCGCTCAAGACCAAGAGCAAGAAGGTCGGCTTCATCGGCGGTGTGAACAACGCGCTGATCCAGAAGTTCGAGGCGGGCTTCGCGCAGGGCGTCAAGGACACGGACCCGAAGCTCAAGCTCACGTCCGAGTACCTGTACCCGACCAACGACAAGGGCTTCAACGACCCCGCCGCGGCCAAGGAGAAGGCGAAGGGGATGCTCGACCGGGGCATCGACGTCATCTACTCCGCCGCCGGCCAGTCCGGTGCGGGTTCGATCGAGGCCATCAGCAAGAAGAAGGGCGCCTGGGCGATCGGCGTCGACTCCGACCAGTACCAGCAGCCGGGTCTGACGAAGTACAAGGACTCGATCCTCACGTCCGTCGTCAAGAACGTCGACGTGGCGGTCTACGACCTGATCAAGAGCGTCGAGGACGGCAAGCCGCTCAGCGGCACCAACGCCTACACGCTCAAGGAGAACGGCGTCTCCCTGGCGACCTCCGGCGGGTTCATCGACGACATCAAGCCGAAGATCGACGCCGCCAAGAAGAAGATCGCCAGCGGCGAGGTCAAGGTCAGCGAGACCCCGAAGAAGTAG
- a CDS encoding CapA family protein: MRGGVLTLFLCGDVMLGRGVDQILPHPGDPELREGYAGDARFYVRAAEAVNGPVPAPVPYSWPWGDALGVLDEAAPDARIVNLETAVTGGGTFAPGKAVHYRMHPANAPALAAVRPDVCVLANNHVLDFGRHGLRDTLATLARAGLRTAGAGRTEDEAHAPAVVTYGGGRVLAFALGMSSSGIPPGWAATPGRSGVAYAADATDAAAEAAVRRIRSAKRAGDLVVVSVHWGSNWGYLVPREQVRFAHALVDGGADVVHGHSSHHPRPLEVYRGRLILYGCGDFVDDYEGIPGHEEYRDDLRLAWLVSAEAGSGRLAGVRMVPLRARRMRLEPAPYEDRVWLRDTLDTVSGGVRVTLDPGGTLALEHPAHAGV; this comes from the coding sequence ATGCGCGGCGGCGTGCTGACGCTGTTCCTGTGCGGCGATGTGATGCTCGGGCGCGGTGTCGACCAGATCCTCCCGCACCCCGGCGATCCGGAGCTGCGGGAGGGATACGCCGGGGACGCCCGCTTCTACGTCCGGGCCGCGGAGGCGGTGAACGGCCCGGTCCCCGCCCCCGTCCCGTACTCCTGGCCGTGGGGCGACGCGCTCGGCGTGCTGGACGAGGCCGCCCCGGACGCCCGGATCGTGAACCTGGAGACGGCGGTGACGGGCGGCGGCACGTTCGCCCCCGGCAAGGCCGTCCACTACCGGATGCACCCGGCCAACGCCCCCGCGCTGGCGGCCGTCCGCCCCGACGTGTGCGTCCTGGCCAACAACCACGTGCTGGACTTCGGCCGTCACGGCCTCCGGGACACGCTCGCCACCCTGGCCCGCGCGGGCCTGCGTACCGCGGGCGCGGGCCGCACCGAGGACGAGGCGCACGCGCCCGCGGTGGTCACGTACGGCGGTGGGCGGGTGCTGGCGTTCGCCCTCGGGATGTCCTCCAGCGGCATCCCCCCGGGCTGGGCGGCGACCCCGGGCCGGTCCGGTGTCGCGTACGCCGCCGACGCGACGGACGCCGCCGCCGAGGCCGCCGTCCGGCGCATACGGAGCGCGAAACGCGCCGGCGACCTCGTGGTCGTCTCGGTGCACTGGGGCTCCAACTGGGGCTACCTCGTCCCCCGCGAACAGGTCCGCTTCGCGCACGCCCTGGTCGACGGCGGCGCCGACGTCGTGCACGGGCACTCCTCGCACCACCCGCGTCCGCTGGAGGTGTACCGGGGCCGGCTGATCCTGTACGGCTGCGGCGACTTCGTCGACGACTACGAAGGCATCCCCGGGCACGAGGAGTACCGCGACGACCTCCGCCTCGCCTGGCTCGTCTCCGCCGAGGCGGGCTCGGGGCGGCTGGCCGGTGTCCGCATGGTGCCCCTGCGGGCGCGGCGGATGCGGCTCGAACCGGCGCCGTACGAGGACCGCGTGTGGCTGCGGGACACCCTCGACACCGTCAGCGGCGGTGTCCGCGTCACGCTGGACCCCGGCGGCACGCTCGCGCTGGAACACCCGGCGCACGCGGGCGTGTGA